A DNA window from Corynebacterium ciconiae DSM 44920 contains the following coding sequences:
- a CDS encoding DUF3180 domain-containing protein, with translation MKRTPVSWLLAAGGFSALVGVILTWGRYGSLVTVSATASVTLWVMALVCVIWGRRVRENLDHNNIGMDRSQLNPTTAALWLVVAKASAWTGAIVGGWYVGMATFVLPKASSLAAAQNDLPGVVISAAAGVALAAAGIYLERGCTLPPPPDGEPA, from the coding sequence ATGAAACGCACACCTGTCTCGTGGCTTCTTGCCGCCGGGGGCTTTAGCGCTCTGGTTGGCGTGATCCTCACGTGGGGACGCTATGGTTCCTTGGTGACAGTCTCGGCCACTGCCTCCGTCACGCTCTGGGTGATGGCGCTGGTTTGTGTGATCTGGGGGAGGAGAGTGCGAGAGAATCTCGATCACAACAACATCGGCATGGATCGCTCCCAGCTCAATCCCACCACCGCGGCCCTGTGGCTGGTGGTGGCGAAAGCATCGGCGTGGACTGGGGCGATCGTGGGCGGCTGGTATGTGGGCATGGCCACCTTTGTATTGCCGAAGGCTTCCTCCTTGGCCGCCGCCCAGAATGATCTTCCGGGCGTGGTGATCTCCGCGGCAGCCGGTGTGGCCTTGGCCGCGGCAGGAATATATCTGGAGCGCGGATGCACCTTGCCACCGCCGCCGGATGGGGAACCGGCCTGA
- the guaA gene encoding glutamine-hydrolyzing GMP synthase produces the protein MTQVNSHPVVVVDFGAQYAQLIARRVREANIYSEVVPHTATAEEIKAKNPAALILSGGPSSVYAEGAPRLDSDIFELGLPIFGICYGFQYMTASLGGTVAATGAREYGRTDLTATEGVLHAGLDSTHKVWMSHGDAVTQAPEGFDVTATTAGAPVAAFENVDKRMAGVQYHPEVMHSPHGQEVLTRFLTEIAGLEQNWTAANIATELVDAVRSQVGEHGRAICGLSGGVDSAVAAALVQRAIGDRLTCVFVDHGLLRAGEREQVEQDFVAATGAKLVTAHEADAFLAKLKGVSDPEEKRKAIGHEFIRSFERAVAGVLEDAPEGSSVDYLVQGTLYPDVVESGGGSGTANIKSHHNVGGLPDDVEFELVEPLRLLFKDEVRAVGRELGLPEEIVGRQPFPGPGLGIRIIGEVTEERLETLRKADLIARTELTAAGLDQEIWQCPVVLLADVRSVGVQGDGRTYGHPIVLRPVSSEDAMTADWTRLPFDVLEKISTRITNEVEDVNRVVLDVTSKPPGTIEWE, from the coding sequence GTGACGCAAGTGAATTCTCATCCCGTTGTGGTCGTCGATTTCGGCGCCCAGTATGCCCAGTTAATTGCGCGCCGTGTGCGCGAGGCGAATATTTATTCAGAGGTGGTGCCCCACACCGCGACCGCTGAAGAGATCAAGGCGAAGAATCCCGCCGCGCTGATCCTCTCCGGTGGTCCATCCTCGGTGTACGCCGAGGGGGCGCCGCGCCTTGATTCCGATATTTTCGAGCTTGGCCTGCCGATCTTCGGCATTTGCTATGGCTTCCAATACATGACCGCTAGCCTGGGCGGCACTGTGGCCGCCACTGGCGCCCGCGAATATGGCCGCACCGATCTCACCGCTACCGAGGGCGTGCTTCACGCCGGGCTCGACTCCACCCACAAGGTGTGGATGAGCCATGGCGATGCCGTGACTCAGGCCCCCGAGGGCTTCGATGTCACCGCCACCACGGCTGGTGCGCCGGTTGCTGCATTTGAGAACGTCGATAAGCGCATGGCGGGCGTGCAGTACCACCCCGAGGTCATGCATTCTCCGCATGGCCAGGAGGTGCTCACCCGTTTCCTTACGGAGATCGCCGGGCTGGAGCAGAATTGGACCGCCGCGAATATCGCCACCGAGCTTGTCGACGCCGTCCGCTCCCAAGTGGGCGAGCACGGCCGCGCCATCTGCGGCCTGTCGGGTGGTGTGGATTCCGCCGTGGCAGCCGCTCTCGTGCAGCGAGCCATTGGGGATCGCCTCACCTGTGTATTCGTGGATCATGGCCTGTTGCGTGCCGGTGAGCGCGAGCAGGTGGAGCAGGACTTCGTGGCGGCCACTGGCGCGAAGCTTGTGACGGCACACGAGGCCGATGCCTTCCTCGCCAAGCTGAAGGGTGTGAGCGATCCGGAGGAGAAGCGTAAGGCCATTGGCCACGAGTTCATCCGTTCCTTCGAGCGTGCCGTTGCTGGTGTGCTGGAGGATGCTCCCGAGGGATCCAGCGTGGACTACCTCGTGCAGGGCACCCTGTACCCAGACGTGGTGGAATCCGGCGGTGGTTCGGGTACCGCGAATATTAAGAGCCACCACAATGTGGGCGGTCTGCCGGACGATGTCGAGTTCGAGCTTGTCGAACCGCTACGGCTGCTGTTTAAGGACGAGGTTCGCGCAGTGGGTCGCGAGCTGGGTCTGCCCGAGGAGATCGTGGGCCGCCAGCCCTTCCCCGGTCCTGGTTTGGGTATCCGCATTATCGGTGAGGTCACCGAGGAGCGTCTCGAGACACTCCGCAAGGCCGATCTCATTGCTCGGACCGAGCTCACCGCAGCTGGGCTTGACCAGGAGATCTGGCAGTGCCCCGTGGTCCTGCTGGCAGACGTCCGCTCCGTGGGCGTGCAGGGCGACGGCCGCACCTATGGCCACCCGATCGTGCTGCGCCCGGTGAGCTCCGAGGACGCCATGACCGCCGACTGGACTCGACTGCCCTTCGATGTGTTGGAAAAGATTTCCACCCGCATTACCAACGAGGTCGAGGACGTCAACCGAGTTGTCTTGGATGTCACCTCCAAGCCCCCGGGAACTATCGAGTGGGAGTAG
- a CDS encoding DUF6779 domain-containing protein — protein sequence MSSPTPREEQQHAEQSDKGQIALIVLVVLALAASLLMLFMNNDAMMKLAVLAALWAAVLGFFLVFRYRNQVEEANAALNAQRDLYEEKLERERADHRSEQLEIEQDYLEALREEHDDNIAAVREQLEILREQLEQLTGQIYYEPKTLSAAAERIHEIEEATSSLEDERPEPPSSPLPFDAETTVFNRVEDIPEPLWEPEPEPEPEPLWEPEPEPEPEPLWEPEPEPEPEPLWEPEPEPEPEPLWEPEPEPEPEPSHHGRRRADERAGSVSVADLLKNFNK from the coding sequence ATGAGCTCCCCCACCCCTCGTGAAGAACAGCAGCACGCCGAGCAAAGCGACAAAGGCCAGATCGCGCTGATCGTGCTGGTGGTGCTGGCACTTGCCGCCAGCTTGCTCATGTTATTCATGAACAATGACGCCATGATGAAGCTCGCCGTGCTCGCCGCCCTGTGGGCCGCGGTGCTGGGCTTCTTCCTCGTCTTCCGCTACCGCAACCAAGTGGAGGAGGCGAATGCGGCGTTGAATGCCCAGCGCGACCTGTACGAGGAGAAGCTGGAGCGCGAGCGCGCCGATCACCGCTCGGAGCAGCTGGAGATCGAGCAAGACTATCTCGAGGCCTTGCGCGAGGAACATGACGACAATATCGCCGCCGTGCGTGAGCAGCTCGAGATCCTGCGGGAGCAGCTGGAGCAGCTGACTGGGCAAATCTACTACGAGCCGAAGACCCTCAGCGCCGCCGCCGAGCGCATCCACGAGATCGAAGAAGCCACCAGCTCCCTCGAGGACGAGCGGCCGGAGCCGCCGAGCAGCCCCCTTCCCTTCGATGCGGAAACCACCGTGTTCAACCGCGTCGAAGACATTCCCGAGCCGCTGTGGGAACCGGAGCCCGAGCCTGAGCCCGAGCCGCTGTGGGAACCGGAGCCCGAGCCTGAGCCCGAGCCGCTGTGGGAACCGGAGCCCGAGCCTGAGCCCGAGCCGCTGTGGGAACCGGAGCCCGAGCCTGAGCCCGAGCCGCTGTGGGAACCGGAGCCCGAGCCTGAGCCCGAGCCTTCCCACCACGGGCGCCGCCGTGCTGATGAGCGCGCTGGGTCGGTCTCGGTTGCTGATCTGCTGAAGAACTTCAACAAATAA
- a CDS encoding cupin domain-containing protein codes for MDSSTVALGVLNDFPAATSKVLVNNEHLRTVIFSFNAGDTLAEHSSPRAVVVQLIDGRLNVTVAGEPHEMHPGDVIYLAPNERHALEALEASHMSLVMVDVGGA; via the coding sequence ATGGATTCCTCCACCGTCGCGCTTGGCGTGCTGAACGATTTCCCCGCAGCCACCTCGAAGGTCCTCGTCAACAACGAGCACCTGCGCACCGTCATCTTTAGCTTCAATGCCGGCGACACCCTCGCCGAGCACTCCTCCCCACGGGCCGTGGTGGTGCAGCTCATCGACGGCCGACTGAACGTCACCGTCGCCGGCGAGCCCCACGAGATGCACCCGGGCGATGTCATCTATCTTGCACCCAATGAGCGCCACGCCCTCGAGGCCCTCGAAGCCTCGCACATGAGCTTGGTGATGGTGGACGTCGGTGGCGCCTAG
- the folK gene encoding 2-amino-4-hydroxy-6-hydroxymethyldihydropteridine diphosphokinase, whose product MRAVISIGSNTGASRSHLASVLEEFRSEMVACSSLYVTAPWGVEDQPDFLNAVLIVDTESTPQQLLARGQALEARAERVRQRHWGPRTLDVDIVDIPGFTSTDPTLTVPHPYAHQRGFVLIPWHEIAPDAALGGTPLSTLIDALPAAERTGIEVIE is encoded by the coding sequence ATGCGCGCAGTGATATCGATCGGCTCCAATACTGGTGCTTCTCGCTCCCATCTGGCGAGCGTGCTGGAGGAGTTCCGCTCCGAGATGGTGGCCTGCTCCTCGCTCTATGTCACCGCGCCATGGGGAGTGGAGGACCAGCCGGACTTCCTCAACGCGGTTCTCATCGTGGACACCGAGTCCACTCCGCAGCAGCTACTCGCCCGCGGCCAGGCCCTCGAGGCCCGCGCCGAGCGGGTACGCCAGCGCCACTGGGGTCCGCGCACTCTCGACGTGGACATCGTGGATATCCCGGGCTTCACCAGCACAGATCCCACACTCACCGTCCCGCATCCTTATGCTCACCAGCGCGGCTTCGTGCTCATCCCCTGGCACGAGATCGCTCCCGACGCTGCTCTTGGCGGCACTCCACTGAGCACGCTTATCGACGCTCTCCCGGCCGCCGAACGCACCGGTATCGAGGTGATCGAATGA
- a CDS encoding ABC transporter ATP-binding protein translates to MSMSVTAKNLSVSYDKRVILNDLNVEFPAGKITTIIGPNGCGKSTLLRATARLMDASGTVTLGGHDISTMKRKALATRIAMLPQSPEAPSGLRVADLVSRGRHPHQRWYNQWSSTDEAEVEKALALTGSTELAERQVDELSGGQRQRVWISMVLAQDTEVLFLDEPTTYLDLSHSLEVLRLVRGLRGRTVVMVLHDLNLAVRYSDHLIVMKKGAIAAAGEPQAVITPELLREVFDLDALVVQDPATAGPLIVPKDDRPSTPTR, encoded by the coding sequence ATGAGTATGAGTGTCACCGCAAAGAATCTCAGCGTCAGCTACGACAAACGCGTGATATTAAACGATCTCAACGTGGAATTTCCCGCAGGCAAGATAACCACAATCATTGGCCCCAATGGCTGCGGAAAGTCAACCTTGTTGCGCGCTACCGCCCGCCTTATGGACGCATCGGGAACGGTAACCCTTGGAGGCCACGATATCTCTACGATGAAGCGGAAGGCGCTGGCGACACGAATCGCGATGCTACCCCAAAGCCCTGAAGCTCCATCAGGTTTGCGCGTAGCCGACTTGGTTTCTCGTGGTCGCCACCCACACCAGCGGTGGTATAACCAGTGGTCCTCTACAGACGAAGCGGAGGTAGAGAAAGCGCTAGCACTCACCGGCTCCACCGAGTTGGCAGAACGGCAGGTAGACGAGCTCTCGGGAGGACAACGCCAGAGAGTGTGGATCTCCATGGTGCTGGCCCAAGATACCGAGGTGCTCTTTCTTGATGAGCCCACCACCTACCTTGACTTGTCGCACTCCCTTGAGGTGCTGCGGCTGGTTCGCGGGCTGCGCGGGCGCACCGTGGTGATGGTTCTCCACGATCTCAACCTAGCGGTGCGCTACTCCGATCATCTGATAGTGATGAAAAAAGGCGCGATCGCCGCCGCGGGCGAGCCGCAGGCAGTGATCACGCCAGAACTGTTGCGCGAAGTCTTTGATCTTGACGCGCTGGTCGTTCAGGACCCGGCAACAGCGGGGCCGTTGATCGTCCCGAAAGACGATCGGCCCTCTACTCCCACTCGATAG
- the folB gene encoding dihydroneopterin aldolase — protein MADRIELTGLEATGYHGVFDFEKRAGQRFLADLTCWLDFPREDTLAGTVHYGELAELAHAVLTGPPMDLIETVASTIAEQAMERFPQLHAIEVRIHKPDAPIDLPFQDVAVVARRSRRR, from the coding sequence ATGGCTGATCGTATTGAACTCACTGGCCTCGAAGCCACCGGTTATCACGGGGTTTTCGACTTCGAGAAACGCGCCGGGCAGCGCTTTTTGGCGGATCTCACCTGTTGGCTCGACTTTCCCCGCGAGGACACCCTCGCCGGCACAGTGCATTATGGTGAGCTCGCCGAGCTGGCCCACGCGGTGCTCACCGGACCTCCCATGGATCTCATCGAGACCGTCGCCTCCACCATCGCGGAGCAGGCCATGGAGCGCTTCCCGCAGCTGCACGCCATTGAGGTGCGCATCCACAAGCCCGATGCCCCCATCGATCTGCCCTTCCAGGACGTGGCCGTGGTGGCGCGCCGCTCTCGCAGGAGGTAG
- a CDS encoding pantoate--beta-alanine ligase translates to MAFEPGAARVIDSPDLLRTFASAMRKTGRPVVLVPLAEPWAPQHVALVRAARSVPRAVVVLVGECSEEHARELGVDASVPGLDAPRITLALDSAGLEQLEERASLMLRLLVLVNPHVVVLSERDYEFLLLTQRLISEYGFTASVRGVPPTRSASGVALQPALADLGPEQLERAMVLSAALLAATHRAEEGAEAVLATARELLGADDGVDVEYVELRDARTFGPPPERGDARLLVAATIDGVRVIDNVGVPVGIGFKNLNTENGV, encoded by the coding sequence ATGGCTTTCGAACCTGGCGCGGCCCGGGTGATTGATTCCCCTGATCTGCTGCGCACCTTTGCCTCCGCCATGCGTAAAACGGGCCGCCCCGTGGTGCTTGTGCCGCTCGCCGAGCCGTGGGCGCCGCAGCATGTTGCGCTTGTTCGCGCCGCAAGGAGCGTTCCCCGTGCTGTCGTGGTGCTCGTGGGGGAGTGTTCCGAGGAGCACGCCCGCGAGTTGGGGGTGGATGCCAGCGTGCCTGGGCTGGACGCACCGCGGATCACGCTGGCCCTCGATTCTGCGGGGCTCGAGCAGCTGGAAGAGCGTGCATCGCTGATGCTGAGGCTGCTGGTGCTGGTGAATCCCCATGTGGTGGTGCTCAGCGAGCGCGATTATGAGTTTCTGCTGCTCACGCAGAGGCTGATTTCCGAGTATGGTTTCACCGCTTCGGTGCGTGGTGTTCCGCCGACGCGCTCGGCCTCGGGTGTGGCCTTGCAGCCAGCCCTCGCCGATCTTGGTCCCGAGCAGCTCGAGCGGGCCATGGTGCTCTCTGCCGCGTTGCTTGCCGCTACCCACCGCGCCGAAGAAGGCGCCGAGGCCGTGCTTGCTACCGCTCGTGAGCTCCTCGGTGCCGATGATGGGGTGGATGTGGAGTATGTCGAGTTGCGTGATGCCCGCACCTTCGGTCCCCCTCCTGAGCGCGGTGATGCCCGCCTGCTCGTGGCCGCCACGATCGACGGCGTGCGGGTGATCGACAATGTCGGTGTGCCGGTGGGCATCGGCTTCAAAAACTTAAACACGGAAAATGGCGTGTAA